The window cacctgcctcccatggtggttgtgaggattaaatgagatacttgtaaagcacttagtacagtgcctgtagTAAGTGTTAAATCATGGCATTTTCCCTCCCCTACACACTGACTTATGGTCacaaagaaaggagagacttgAACATCATCTCTGCTTGTCCTAAGTATGTTTTGGTGTCTCTGGAAATGACGGAGTAGGGGCTGTAATTCAGAAgccaaagaaaccttaaaatgaCTTGTGTGCTGCCAGGCAAGAGGAACAACTCCAATGTTGTGACTCAAGTTCTTGGAAGAAAACCCGCAGCAGCAGCTCTTCCCAGTGAGTAGTAGTAAATCCTCAGCCAGAGATTGGTTTAGAAAGGAATTGGGAGGGGGAGCTTTCAAATAAGGATCATGACTCCTATCAAGCTGGTGGCCTCAGCCTACTTTCCATGAGGAAAAGGTACAATTAGATGGAGATTGAATACACTGATTAACAACCACAATTCTGCTTGTCTGAAACTTAATAGCTAGTCACTAACACTTTCCTCTGGGGAATGCTGTTCTAGCTATGTAAGATGCTCTTGAGGGCTCAGGAAAGATTACTGAGACCCAAGCTAACAAAATAGGGAATCTCCCAGGGGGCTTCATTAAAACCTTTCTTACTCAAGTCTTTTCCCCTTAAACTGGACTCTGTATCGTAAGGCTTCAGAGATAACACTAAAAGCTATACATTCTTCATGAGAAGAAGGGAACATGGGGTGGGAAAAAGTGAATGAGCTACATCTATGACAGAGTGGGTGTATAATCTGATCTGGATCCATGGATCCATGATCCACTCTAAGATTTCAGTATAGCTCCTTCCTTCCAATCCAGTAGTCTAGTTAATCATTCATCTGTCATTTGTTCAGGTCAAATAGTGAAATGCTAAAGGCTCAAGTTTAACATTTGTTCATTGAACAAATGtgtgtcacccccccccccatacatacataaatacacacacacacacacacacacacacacacacacacacactatactgGATGTGACACTTGGGAAATTGTGGTATAGTGTACCAAGCCACACGCCAACTATTTATAAAAACTAGAGAACATATAGTATTCCTAAGCTAATGCAGTCTTCAAAGTATGTGTCTTCAAAGTAACTAGGCTTAGAAACAGGGACCCCAGGGTTTCAATTTAAGAGACAAGCCACCTTTTCTATAAACCACCAGTTGGGCTAAAAATAAACCTTGTTATAAAAACCAAAGACAACCTGTTTCCCTCAGTGGGGCGTCGTAGGAACAGTCTGGAATTGACCTGGAAACTATCAATCTCTCTTAgtgaaagagagatggagaggagggaaaacaATCACTGCTTCTCTTAATAGTCTGGGGCAACATGCTTCTAAAAATAGAAATCATCTACTCTGCCTTTTGCATAGGACAAGGCTTTTCCTTTTAAGGAGGTAAATGAAATTTCATATTTAAGCACTACCCAATATTCTTAACCTCCAATCATTAATATTTACAAACACAACTGTCCACTTTATAGCTAGTCAGAGCTTATTTGGGGAGCTACATCTGTGGAAAGCTTACTAGAGCCTAAAGAAAGATTCCTTTATTACACAATTGTtggttaaaaggaaaataaatcccttttaaggggaaaaaatattttaactttatttggCAGATCTGCTGGGCTTTTTAAATGCAAACTGCCTTCAAAGGTTGTCAGACGTACTTCTaggtcttcctttttcttttcaacagacacacacacaaaccttcAACACCAGTTGTTGGCCAAAAATAAACACCATTCCTCAACCATATATGTCCACTAGCCCTGGCCCCAGAAGGAGGTGGGTCAggcctccccccaacccccaaccctgTTAAGCACGGCAGGCACACCAGGCTAAACTGTTGCTCCTCTTCCCTAACAAAGCGCTTTTGTTCCCATCATGCATATAACTCAGCTTAACCGGGAATGTCttttacatttgttttccttcctgGACAAGGACAGCCGGAAGAATTTAGCAAAGACTTGTTCTCAGTTGTGGGCTGTGTTTCTTGATCCTTTGCTCTGGCCTCGGCTGCATTTTAATTCTCTCATGGAACTGAGAAAGGGTAATTTCCTCCTGAGTCCTGCTCTAAGGTGCTTGTCGATCTGCTGGCATTCGAGCCAAGTAAAGGTCTGCAACATTGAAGACTGGATGAAAAATGCCTTGCAGAAAGGCGTCTGCAGCACTCACGAGCACCTCGCCACTGACTTTTTAGTGAAAGTTTGCAACAGGTAGGTGGAGTGTGATTGATGAACGGCTCTTCTCTTTAGACACTGAGGGATGGGTGCCGCCCTCTCCACCACAGGGGAGCTCTGAATTGATGAGATTGGTggaggtgggttttttgttttgtttagaattACTGAGAAATCATCTTGCATTGCATTCTCCATTCAATTCTATAGAAAAAGCATCTGGCATATCACTATGTAGGCCTCACCAACCAAGAGAGAGTCTCAGTCATATAGGGCAGGCCTGGGTCAGTCACAGCTGTCATAAATACTGAACATATGTTTTCCCATACTAAGAAGTATCAGATTTTCACTTTTTCACTAACAGGAAACCCTCAGCTACCATTGGGTAAAAGGGCCAAGATTTCATTATAGAATACAGGGGCAGAGACAACATGAATAACTCATAGAAATAGGGAAGAACAGCTCGGTCTGGATAAGACAGATAAACTTAAAAAGTCAACTGCACATAGAGATGGGCAGGCTGGTTTGTTACACAATGGACTTATGTTCCAGAGGGAACTATGACCCTCAAATGTCACTGTCAATCAAGTTAGGCCAGTCTGGCATCCAGAGATCCAGATGAGGGGAAAGTACCATGAAACAAagtgcctcaaaaaaacccaggGCTGACTTTAGTCACTTGGGGCATGTCACAGTTCCCAAATGGAGAAAGTTTGACAAACATCGTATATAACCAGCAAACCTCCCTCTTACTGTTTGGTCTATAGAGAGCATGAAAAATGCAGGACCTGAGAAGGAAGAATTCAATGTCCATTATCTTTACTGATCTTGAGACTAAAGGGAGGATAAATTAAtgcagtttgtgtgtgtgtgtgtgtgtgtgagagagagagagagaattggggttaagtgacttgcctagggtcacacagccagtaattgttaaatgtccaaggccgatttgaactcaggtcttcctgaatccagggccagtgctctatccactgcaccacctagctgccccttaatgcaGTTTCTTTAATATGCACACTAAATCTTTTTCTGGGCTAAATAACAGAATGAGAAAATGCCAGCTCCCCTGCCTTTGTCCTTGAAAACATTAAATCaatcaagaaagggaaagaagcagAGTAAATCCTGAATTAATTTCTAGTTCAGCAACTTCAGTTTTGGATGACAGATTTAAAATGTTTAGCAATAAAACAATCAGACAAACTacctacttaaaaaaagaaatatttaggatggggggggaagagggggctTATTATCTGTAGTTTGCTGCATTCTTAGTATGAAAGAACAAAGCTTAATCTATTTTATCTACAAATGGTAATGGGATCAGGCTGCCTGCAGGCTTTGGGATTTTCCCACTGGGAGAACTCTCGGCAGGAGCTGTCAGGAACAATGCAGTCTGCAGGCAAGCAGTTGGAGGAGTTCTTTGGAAGGAAGTGCCTTCCAATGCAACAGCTCATTCTTCAGCCTAATAAACCTGGTTAGCCAATCTAGGTAGTGATATTATTCCCTCCCTTAAGCAATCTGATTTTTCATACAGATCTAAGGGGACAGAGAAGGACCCTATATAGGCTAaggataaataacatttttacaaTCCTGATCCCACTAGTCCAGGAATATTCTGAGTGCAGCCAATTGAGAAATCTCATTTTATTAAGGGAGAAATTACTTCCCATTGTTCAGAAGGAACAGTTTTTGAAGCAACATAAATCATTTTCCGGATGCTAATCAACAAATGCAAGAAAATCTCAGTGAGGAAGGACTAGGCTCCTGCCGGCTGCTTCAATGCTGCCCAGGTTGGAGGCGGGTATTCTCCACCCTATGGAAAAGATGGTAAGCTCTAGTTTGGAAAAGCGTGCGGCTAACTAACCAGCGCGCAGAAGGGAGTCCAAGCCGGCTTCTTTTTACTCTTCCCTTCCTATGTTAACGCTGTGTTTCAGGTGCCCCAACCTCCTGTCCTTGACGCTCTCTGGCTGCGGCCACGTCACTGATGAATGCATTGCATTACTGCTCCGGAGTTGCCCCAACCTTCAGACCCTCAAACTGGAAAATTGTGTCCGGATCACCAACCGGACACTGGCTGCGGTGACCACTCACGGGCGCTCACTGAGGACCCTGCACGTTGATTTCTGTCGCAACGTGAGCCGAGCCGGTCTGCGGCGGGTCCGAGACCAATGCCCCTGGCTGGTTCTGAAAGCAGAGAGAAGCGCAGACATGATCCCCGACATGCTCCCCGAGGAAAAGCTGCCCCGTGACAGAAAACTCTGACGCCGCCAGCAGAAGGCCCCCGCTCTCTGAGCAGCGCGGGGCAGATGGTTCCAagatttctccatttctctcGGCCTAGGCAAGTTTCTGCCAGGACAGCAGCGAGCTGCCACGAGGAAGCGCTGCCTCTAGCATCCCTTTGGCTGCTGTGGCTCGGGCCGAGCCTAGAGCCCCTTCCCCCGCCCACCCCGTCCCTGCAGCGCAAGCAGCTGAAGCCAAACGGTGACTGAGCtggcaccccccaccccctccctgggAGGGGAGTTCAACCCCCCGGACCAGCTGACAAGCTCTGGAACGCCTGGATCCTCGAGTTCCGCCAGTCATCTATAAAGCAAGACTGTTGACCTAGATGGTCCCTAAGATCCCTGGTCCAACTAGAACAGGCCGAGTTCCTTCTTCATTTGCAACAGAAGATGGTTTAGGAGGATCACCAGAGTGCTTTGCTTGGCTGATAAATTTATGCTCATCTAATTTCCTTTCCAGAACAATTCCAAGATGAAAGGGTCATTTCCCATAACCCCACAGACACGCACggcattttaaaatttgccaaGGGTTTTACACacgttatttcatttgaaccttgcAACAGCCCTCTGAGGTAACGAGGTATctgcttttacagatgaagaaactgaggcacggagagtTGAGAATGATGTCCATGTGAGTTAGGAAGAGAAGGCTATATCAATgccttgttgttgttgggggggggctggggcaatgagggttaaagtgacttccccagagtaaGTCAAGTGGTTGAAGTCCCATTtgaacaggtcctcctgaatctagggccagtgctttgtccactgtgccacctagctgccccctcaatgccCTTTTAACGATAAGAAAATTGACCCAGAGTGAATTGCCAAAGCTTTTACCACATTTTGGTGAAGTTGGAATTATAATACATGTTTCCTGACTTGAATCAAGTACTGATACTATCTGTTAATTCTCAAGGTCATCCCACAATTCTCTCTTAAAACTGCCCCAGGTTTCTTTTGAGATACTTTTGTAGGCATGCTCGATTCTGCTTCAGTAGCCACTTCTTTTTAACGGCCCCAGGTTTCAAGCCATCAGAACCCAACCCCACTTGCCTCGTGAGGACGATGGTGCCAGGTGTCTGTGGAATCTTGGACTGGAGAAAGCTTCACTCCTAGAGAAACTGTAAGCAGCTTGCCAACGCTGAAGCCTATGGTTGCCCAGGGTGCCCTTCACTGGCCATCAACACGAATTTCTGTTCATCACTTcaaaggctggggtgggggaggggcagagactCACACCTCAGAGCTTTACAGATTTCCCATGATTGCCTTCTCACCTGTGTCCCTCCAGCTCAGCTGGATCACACTGTAGTAGCAAAATACCATTAGGCCATCAGCAGGAATCCAGCACCAAGGCAGCTAAATGAGATTTTAAGATGCCTGCCATGGTTACGGATTCAGAGACTCTGCTTGACCCCCCTGAAAAATGTcaactcattttcctaagtttcAAGTCTGCTTATGCTTCTTTTTCACTCTTTACAAATGACTGGAACAGGAATCAGTTCACAAGCTCTGCcaggggtgggggttggaggggCAGGGAATTATCATGGCAGCAGCAGTGATATCTCCAATGTATTCTGCATTGAACTGTTTTTGGTACTTTCTGCAGAGGCAtctgatggcacagtggaaataTCATTGTGCCTAGAGggaagaagaccagggttcaaatctgaccacagacacttagtagccgtgACCCAGGAtgtgtcatttaacctctgtttgcttcagtttcctcatttgtaaaatgaggataatgaaagCACcttccctcccagggctgttttgaggattgaatgagatagaTGCAGAGTTGCCTTGGCACTCGGTAGgtgctatatacatgtttattcccttcctttctccttggtCTGTTTTAGTGACGAGGACCAAGGAAATGAATTgatcaaacaaaaagaaagttggGCAGAGCCCAAGAGCCCGGAGAGGGAACACACAAGTTCTCCCCATTTCATCCCTGGGTGTTCTAGGCAGGAAATGAGATTAACCCCACTATGAAGAATGGGACCAATTTGGTTTGGGTTCAAAAGGGAACCAAGGTGACATAAGCATCCAGTCACTTCCTTCTTCCACTGATAATTGATTCAGGATGGAAAGTCACCCCTGCCCATTCCTGAAGGACTGCACTGAGCTGGTCAGATTCTCTTAACCATCCTGCAAAAATTATAGCCCACAGCAGTGGTGgcagactcaaatagaaacagaggccaTTAGCCCATACATGAGGATCCTTACTGGTTCCACATATTAACTTAGTTTTAAGATGTGGTGTTATCcgtgttttactgtatttttacttattttgtttaatatttcccaaatatattttaacCTGGTTCCCCTCACCCACAGTAGTGGGGGGTCATGTATTTGACACTGACGGCTCTGGGCTACATACAATCTACCCACTTATCCTCCTGGAGCTCACTTTAAATAATCAGCATCTTCTCTCCCCAACCCTAAAAATTGGATACAATCTTTAAACACATGAAGAGggcttactttaaaaataaattcaggggcagctaggtggcgcagtggataaagcactggccttggattcaggaggacctgagttcaaatccagcctcaaacacttgacacttactagctgtgtgaccctgggcaagtcacttaaccccaatgccctgccaaaccccccccccaaaaccaaaccaaaacaaaaaataaataaattcattggCAGCTCTTGTGTAATTTGATCTCATGTATCTTTCATGTAAATTTGGATTTTCACGTGTCAGTTTTGTACAAAGGGGAGGTGGGGCACACCTCTATCAATTCCAAAATCGGGAGTCAATCTCTAAGTATCTCTCCTTGTCATTTCTCCCACTAGCTTGATGGTGACTGATTAAAGAAGATAAGACCACTTCCATCTTTGCATagtgttttcataatttttaagaTATATGCATGATACATGTGTGTGAGCTCACGCGTGCATATACACAATGTCCCAAAAGCCTTAATGCAGTTTTCAGCTTTAGTCACtcaaagctgcactaagacttttgggatacgtTATCAACACTGATATGTATAAATTTCATTGCTAGGATATAGATCAGACACACAGGGGGCATAACTATGCCTTAGGCTGGCAGTATCACTAAACCACTTGCTTTGCTCAGAAGTAGCAACCTGCATTATTTAACAGGCAGTTAAAAGTGGCTGATATCGTGACTGGTTTCAACCACCTACTAACTTGTCTTCACCAAGTTTGGGCATTTGGGATGGCAGAAGATGGGGGAGGGCAAGACCACAATTGTTTAATTGGGGCCAGGCATAAACGGGATCCAGGAGTAAATGATTACACTAATGGATTGGGAAATCATTTGCAGTGGAATTATTCCAAATTAGCAGAGGCTTACATCATAATAATGGAGGTGAAACCAGAAGCAAAGGGGTGGGGTAACGAAGTCAGGACTCTTAAAAAGGATATTTTTCTACTAATAGACACTCCACCTTCAGTGATTGATGATTTGCAAGGCTTAGTTTTCTCTGGGCTATTTGGAGTCAAATTTTGCTCAACTAACAACATCAAGTCATTAGTTCCCAGTGACTGGTCTGAGCTCTTGCTTATATATAAATTACAGCtacaaaaatataatatacaaatatagataaTAATTACAGGACCTTTATAAGGTTCTTGTGCAATTTTAAACTTAATTACATACTTGGGAGGGGTGATAAGCGGTATTTAAAAGGCAAACAAGTTTACTATGTTACCCAATGGTATGTACGCAGACCGTgttaaacaactatatacaatgCATTATGTCAGATGCTATGAAAAAATAATGTTAGGGCTTTGACCCCCTCATTATACATCTGAAGAAATTTGAGACCAGAATAAAAGAAATGCCTTCCCCAAATCACATAAGCAGTAaggacagagctaggatttggaAACTATGTCTTCTGAGCAGGAGAACAGAGGTCCGTGTCAGAtacagatatctatatctatatagatatggatattttAATTACATTTGCCTTTGGATGCTATTATTCAGTTTTCTTAAGGTATCAACCCTGCAGCCCCAAATTTAAACAGTTATACAAATTCAGCTGAATGTTGCAGCTTCCCCCAgaatcctcttccctccttccacagCCCTCCCAGgtattagagaaaagaaagacaggtGCTCAGGAGAGCATTTCTCAGGATGAACTCACCACGGTGATATTTACCTGGCTGCTCAACTCTGGCCAGGAGGCCTGTCTCCCTGGCCCGTTTCCCAGACCTATGCTTGGGTCACATTTGTACTTGAGGCTTGCCATAGAAATAATCCAGCacagtcaggcactgtgcttggacCTCCTGCCCCGTTCCCAGGTCAGGAAGACTGACTcatcttcctccccaaaaggaaagaacaattttCTGGATGCTCTAGTACCACAAACTAAACATTGCCAGTTCCTAGGGCTGGATCAGGGCTGGGGGTGACTCAGTTCTAGCCAGTATTACAGATTcttcctgtttgtgtttttccaTGGTTTACACTTCAATGCCCTGGAGAGATGACTTGCAAGTATTTCATTTTCTCCTGCTGCTTCAAACAGACATTCCAAGAGGTGTTcttcttgttaaatatttaaccaccaccaccaccaccaccaataacgaCAAAACGCCCCTAAACCATGAAGCCTAGATGGCATTTAGTTTGGTCTCTGGCCGCAGTGCTTCTACGAAGGATGgaaaaagtaacttttttttttttttaaacatttcattttacatgtaGGCCTCAACTTAGCAGGGAATTCAATTGTTTGGAATTTTGACCTGCTGTTCCCATAAAGGCAGTGCTATTACTCAGCGGCTCTATTCACAGACCAGTCAACCCAAACCTATTTTAATCCATGATGTAACTCACTTCTGCCACCAATTGTACCCCTCAATTCACTAAATGAATATTATGCACCTATGTGCTCTAAAAATAGCAGATACCAAGTTTAGAAAATGGACCTCAAAATCACCCAGATAAGTAGAAGAGCAATTTTTGAATCCAGGAACCCTGACTTTTAAAAACcttgctgatttaaaaaaaaaaaacaaaaccaaaccattgtttatgtaggaaaaagaaaacacccaTAACCTTTCTCCAGGGTGGTAATGGCCCTTCCGTAAAAAGACACTGAAAACTCATGTTATAAGCACTGAAGAGGAGATGTGAGGgggaaaaatacatttgaaacaaaacaagccatagaaatgataaataaaactaaaagctagtgctttaaaaagactaataaaattgataaacccgtagctcatttcatttttaaaaagaaagcagaaaatcaaatcaataagtaGCAAATGTGCAAGGTGAAATCacaacagaaccagaagaaataaagagaataatcagaacatattATGCACAAATACCAataaaactgagaacacaaaataaagaggaatactttaaaaaatataaaatacccaaactatCAGAAGACCATTATAGATATCTTAAATAGCctaatttcagaaaaggaaatatatctAACTATAAAGGaactatccagaaaaaaaacaaacaagaactcCTGACCTTAATGGATTCACAGAAttttatcaaacttttaaagaacagttaGCTCCTATACTTTACAAATTACtctaaaaaattaagaaagtacCCAACCAGAattcttttatgagacaaatacagccctttaaaaaaaaattctacaaatgTTGTcataatacctaaaccagggaaagatacaacagagaaagaaaactacaggcCAATATCATTAGTGAACATTGATActcaaattttaaacaaaattctaTATCAGGGATTCAGATGGTTCAACACCAGGAAAACAATCACCATAATTGATCAAAAACCAAGCCACCCAAAACCACATGATCCCCTTAATACagagaaaactttaaataaagttcAATGCTATTTTATGTTAAAAACACTACAAAGCATAGaggaaccttttaaaaaatggcataaaaagcatctatctaaaTCCAAAAGCAATCATCTGCAATAGGAATACACTAAAAAGGTTTCCAATAAATATGGGAGTGAAGCAAAGATATCCACTCTCCCCATTATTACTTGATAAAGTTCTAGAAGTGTTAGCAATAGCAGTaagacaagaggaaaaaaaatgaaagaaataaagacaggtaaagaagagagaaaactattGCTAGTTACTGCTGATGGGATGGTTATTCAAAAAATCCcaaggaatcagcaaagatactaatttAGAAAATAGCTTAAAGCAAAGTtacaggctacaaaataaatcctcaaaaatcaacagcatttttatataataattaaagACAAGCAATAATAATTGAAAGGAAAATCCCATTCTCAATAActataaaaggggcagctaggtggcacagtagataaagcaccatccctggattcaggagggcctgagttcaaatgcagcctcagacacttgacacttactagctgtgtgaccttgggcaagtcacttaaccctcactgccctgaaaaaacaaaacaaactaaaactaaaactaaataaGTATAAAATGCATTACATATCAGGGAATTGACTTCCCAAAGAACACAAAAAGGCTTGTACAGAATCAATTACAAAGTGttcattaaagaaataaaggacaatTTAAATAGCTTAAGAAATATTCAGTGTTTATAATTAGATCACaccaagaaaaatgacaaaaactaATTTACTACTGAAATGAATTATACAATAAAATTACCAAAGgatgataaaataacaaaattcactggAAAAACCGTTGACCTAGAACATGAAGAGAAATGATGAAGTAGGGATAAAAGGgaaatagcacttccagacctcaaactatattataaagcagcactCATCAAATCATTTGatattagttttaaaaatagatataagaTCAAAGGAACAGTGTAGACAGGGGATATTCAGCAACATCAAAACTCAATAATCCTGTGTTTGATAAAAGTGAAATCATAAAATTACCTAGGAAAAAActtctatttgataaaaactgctgggaaaactggaaagcagtctggcagaaataaGACTTTAACCAGCATCTTACACATGGATATGTGACCTTGATATTAACAATTATActattaaaattagaagagaaacagaatatATGATTCTCAAAGCTATGGGGAGAAGATATATTCTCAACCAAAAAAGGGGTagaggcaatttttaaaaagtaaaatagatcattttgattacttgaaactgaaaagcttctacaaagacaaaatgaatacaTCTAGGATAGGAAGAGAAGtggtcaaatgagaaaaaaattttgtaTCAATTTTCTCTGATATTTCTCTGGCATCCAAGATATAGAAATAATTAATCATTAAATTTTTATAAGCATACTATTGACAAATATGTAACAATTAATAAtaaagatcaatcaatcaataaataaagacCAAttatagccatttcccaatagataaatggtaaTAATATGAACAGTTCTAGAAACTGGAAAgaattcacaaccacatgaaagaatgctccaaatcactaacaagaaaaatacaaataaagacaactcaggtttcatctcacaccttcaaaaatgacaaaaaatagcaCTAGTCAACATTGGAGGCATTGTAGAaggataggcacactaatacattggtGTTGTAACTGAAATTTGCAACAGACCTAACATCTTCCTTCCTAGTTCATCATTCACCACTTCTGATGACTGCTCAAAAAAACCTTAATAGCTTCCAGTTATCTATGAAATAAAGCATCCTTCCGTTATCTACCTTTCTAGCCTCACCTTGCACTACTCTCTTTCACAAAGATTACCTTCTAAATGGGGCTATGTACTATCCTTTTTTCTTATCTCATTCTCTCCCATCTCACTACCTTTGCTCATACCATCCCCATGCCCAGAATGAACTTTCTTCACCATCTGTCagtctttcccttcttttaataCTGAAATTAAGGATCACCTTTTCCATAATTTTTTCCTTGAACTTGCCCACTGAAACCACTCTTCCTCTTCAAAAaagttggtttttattttatttacatatctcTCTATCCTG is drawn from Dromiciops gliroides isolate mDroGli1 chromosome 2, mDroGli1.pri, whole genome shotgun sequence and contains these coding sequences:
- the FBXL22 gene encoding F-box and leucine-rich protein 22, yielding MHITQLNRECLLHLFSFLDKDSRKNLAKTCSQLWAVFLDPLLWPRLHFNSLMELRKGNFLLSPALRCLSICWHSSQVKVCNIEDWMKNALQKGVCSTHEHLATDFLVKVCNRCPNLLSLTLSGCGHVTDECIALLLRSCPNLQTLKLENCVRITNRTLAAVTTHGRSLRTLHVDFCRNVSRAGLRRVRDQCPWLVLKAERSADMIPDMLPEEKLPRDRKL